One stretch of Jiangella gansuensis DSM 44835 DNA includes these proteins:
- a CDS encoding AAA family ATPase, with the protein MPRVLVTGMSGAGKSTLLKELERRGRHTVDTDYGGWVRADGNWDEVRMEELLAMHRDVVVSGTVENQGHFYDRFDHVVLLSAPVDVLIERVARRSNNPYGRTPEQQAEIRRYVAEVEPLLRAGASMELDGRRPVGELADAVDALT; encoded by the coding sequence GTGCCTCGCGTCCTGGTCACCGGCATGTCCGGAGCGGGAAAGTCGACCCTGCTGAAGGAGTTGGAGCGGCGTGGACGTCACACGGTCGATACCGACTACGGCGGCTGGGTGCGAGCCGATGGCAACTGGGATGAGGTCCGGATGGAGGAGCTCCTGGCGATGCACCGTGACGTCGTCGTGTCCGGCACGGTCGAGAATCAGGGCCACTTCTATGACCGGTTCGATCATGTGGTGCTGCTCAGCGCGCCCGTCGACGTCCTGATCGAGCGTGTCGCGCGTCGCTCGAACAACCCATACGGACGGACACCGGAGCAGCAGGCCGAGATCCGTCGATACGTCGCTGAGGTCGAACCGTTGCTGCGTGCGGGAGCAAGCATGGAGCTCGACGGCCGGCGGCCCGTTGGGGAGCTTGCCGACGCCGTCGACGCCTTGACGTGA
- a CDS encoding ABC transporter permease has product MSVDTTEPAAPEATKRRRFVIPERFFTFQSYVALILVFLAAIVFSPRRNGEIVFLNSENLLNIVRAVSEIGILAIGMTFVILVAGIDLSVGAILGLAATGTASLLMVNDFGVAMTVLIILAIGLAFGATQGYLSARLGIQAFIVTLAGLQVARGLARIWSGGQGIALAYGDGPDVAPQAFSLLNSRTFNGTVPIPALIFVGVGVIALIVVRKTVFARHVYAVGGNERAARLSGIPVTRIKVTVFAISGLLAALAGIIHAGQLNQGSPNDGMGYELDAIAAVVIGGTSLMGGVGTVSGTLAGALLLGILNNILALNNIDSNVQLLIKGVIIVAAAGIQAFRSQQK; this is encoded by the coding sequence ATGAGCGTCGACACCACCGAACCCGCCGCGCCGGAGGCGACCAAACGGCGGCGGTTCGTCATCCCGGAACGGTTCTTCACGTTCCAGAGCTACGTCGCACTGATCCTGGTCTTCCTGGCCGCGATCGTCTTCTCGCCGCGGCGCAACGGCGAGATCGTCTTCCTGAACTCGGAGAACCTGCTCAACATCGTCCGGGCGGTCTCCGAGATCGGCATCCTGGCGATCGGGATGACGTTCGTGATCCTCGTCGCCGGCATCGACCTGTCGGTGGGCGCCATCCTCGGCCTCGCGGCCACCGGGACGGCCAGCCTGCTCATGGTCAACGACTTCGGTGTGGCCATGACCGTCCTGATCATCCTCGCGATCGGGCTGGCCTTCGGCGCCACCCAGGGCTACTTGTCCGCGCGGCTTGGCATCCAGGCGTTCATCGTGACGCTGGCCGGGCTGCAGGTGGCCCGCGGGCTGGCGCGCATCTGGTCCGGCGGGCAGGGCATCGCGCTGGCCTACGGCGACGGCCCGGACGTCGCGCCGCAGGCGTTCTCGCTGCTCAACTCGCGGACGTTCAACGGCACGGTGCCGATCCCGGCGCTCATCTTCGTCGGCGTCGGCGTCATCGCGCTGATAGTCGTGCGCAAGACGGTGTTCGCCCGGCACGTCTACGCCGTCGGCGGCAACGAACGGGCGGCTCGGCTCTCAGGCATCCCGGTCACCCGGATCAAGGTGACGGTCTTCGCCATCTCCGGGCTGCTGGCGGCACTGGCCGGCATCATCCACGCCGGGCAGCTCAACCAGGGCAGCCCCAACGACGGCATGGGTTACGAGCTGGACGCCATCGCCGCCGTCGTCATCGGCGGCACCAGCCTGATGGGCGGCGTCGGGACGGTGTCTGGCACGCTCGCCGGCGCCCTGCTCCTGGGCATCCTCAACAACATCCTCGCCCTGAACAACATCGACTCGAACGTCCAGCTGCTGATCAAGGGCGTGATCATCGTCGCCGCGGCCGGCATCCAGGCCTTCCGATCGCAACAGAAGTAA
- a CDS encoding sugar ABC transporter ATP-binding protein: MLDSTAPPLLAMHGIVKHFGGVHALRGVDLTVGAGEVHALLGENGAGKSTLMNILSGVIRPDGGGIELGGEPVEFTSPADAQAAGVAMIHQELDLVPQSTVTENLFLGREPRTRLRALDRAAMRRQATALLDDIGVDIAPGRRLSSLRVGEQQMVAIAKALSLDARVLVMDEPTSALADSEVERLFAILPGLRRRGVGVIFISHRMDEIAVIADRGTVLRDGRNAGSFVVAETRPAEVIRMMVGQPIEQLFPDRDPPGDRVRLRVRELTVADGSGAGGRSEPRGIDLDVRAGEVVGLAGLLGAGRTELLDALFGLAGHRLSGTVELDGEPVRLGDPRDAIAAGIGYVPEDRRASGLVMMESVAANIVLAALPALARAGWRRTGRERQAVASSIRDLHIKTASADAAVGTLSGGNQQKVVFARHLLREPRLLLLDDPTRGVDIGAKSEIYRLLANLAASGLAVVVASSELPELLGICDRIAVLRGGRIVTVLDGSAATQETILAAASLEPNTTVEAG; encoded by the coding sequence TTGCTCGATTCCACCGCCCCACCGCTGCTCGCGATGCACGGCATCGTGAAGCACTTCGGCGGCGTCCATGCGCTGCGCGGCGTCGACCTCACCGTCGGGGCCGGCGAGGTGCATGCTCTGCTCGGTGAGAACGGCGCCGGCAAGTCGACCCTGATGAACATCCTGTCCGGGGTGATCCGCCCGGACGGCGGCGGCATCGAGCTCGGCGGCGAGCCGGTCGAGTTCACCTCGCCCGCCGACGCCCAGGCCGCCGGTGTCGCGATGATCCACCAGGAACTCGACCTGGTGCCGCAGTCGACCGTCACCGAGAACCTGTTCCTCGGCCGCGAGCCGCGCACCCGGCTGCGCGCTCTGGACCGGGCCGCGATGCGCCGGCAGGCGACGGCGCTGCTCGACGACATCGGCGTCGACATCGCGCCGGGCCGGCGGCTCAGCTCGCTGCGGGTCGGTGAACAGCAGATGGTCGCGATCGCCAAGGCGCTGAGCCTGGACGCGCGCGTCCTCGTCATGGACGAGCCGACGTCGGCGCTGGCGGACTCCGAGGTGGAGCGGCTGTTCGCGATCCTGCCCGGGCTGCGCCGGCGCGGCGTCGGCGTCATCTTCATCTCGCACCGGATGGACGAGATCGCAGTCATCGCCGACCGCGGGACCGTCCTGCGCGACGGGCGCAACGCCGGATCGTTCGTCGTCGCCGAGACGCGGCCGGCCGAGGTCATCAGGATGATGGTCGGGCAACCCATCGAGCAGCTGTTCCCCGACCGTGACCCGCCGGGCGACCGGGTGCGGCTGCGCGTGCGCGAGCTGACGGTCGCCGACGGGTCGGGCGCCGGCGGGCGCAGCGAGCCGCGCGGCATCGACCTCGATGTGCGAGCGGGCGAGGTCGTCGGCCTGGCCGGGCTGCTCGGCGCCGGCCGGACGGAGCTGCTGGACGCGCTGTTCGGGCTGGCCGGTCACCGGTTGAGCGGCACCGTCGAGCTGGACGGCGAGCCTGTCCGGCTGGGCGACCCGCGCGACGCCATCGCCGCCGGCATCGGCTACGTGCCGGAGGACCGGCGGGCCAGCGGCCTGGTGATGATGGAGTCGGTCGCGGCGAACATCGTGCTCGCCGCGTTGCCCGCGCTGGCCCGGGCCGGCTGGCGGCGCACCGGGCGTGAGCGGCAGGCGGTGGCGTCGTCCATCCGCGACCTGCACATCAAGACCGCGAGTGCGGACGCCGCCGTCGGGACCCTGTCCGGAGGCAACCAGCAGAAGGTGGTCTTCGCCCGGCACCTGCTGCGCGAGCCGCGGCTGCTGCTCCTGGACGACCCCACCCGTGGCGTCGACATCGGCGCCAAGTCCGAGATCTACCGGCTGCTCGCGAACCTGGCCGCCAGCGGCCTGGCCGTCGTCGTGGCGTCGTCGGAGCTGCCGGAGCTGCTCGGCATCTGCGACCGCATCGCGGTGCTGCGCGGCGGCCGCATCGTCACCGTGCTCGACGGCAGCGCCGCCACCCAGGAGACGATCCTCGCCGCGGCGAGCCTCGAGCCGAACACCACAGTGGAGGCCGGATGA
- a CDS encoding RHS repeat protein, with protein MVGPQPTPVILGHGFEDAAARFTYVYIDGSTQRATHLGDAGGRNTTYGYDGNGRLSQVTAPSAAAQPADVTTYEYNPAGLLQWITSPNGYSTRFTYDTSNRVTEVRRFFTQHSRTGDAAVRSFAYNGDETTVTDPNGHESVFVFDSQDRVIEVTDPLDRTRSQTWTPTATSPPRPTRWDRAPHRVTRSRSLMTSSTTPPR; from the coding sequence ATGGTCGGCCCCCAACCGACACCCGTCATCCTCGGCCACGGATTCGAGGACGCCGCCGCCCGTTTCACCTACGTCTACATCGACGGCTCCACACAGCGCGCCACCCACCTCGGGGACGCCGGCGGCCGTAACACCACGTACGGCTACGACGGCAACGGCCGGCTGAGCCAGGTGACGGCCCCCTCGGCCGCGGCGCAGCCGGCGGACGTCACCACGTACGAGTACAACCCCGCCGGGCTGCTGCAGTGGATCACCAGCCCCAACGGGTACAGCACCCGGTTCACCTACGACACCTCGAATCGGGTCACGGAGGTGCGCCGCTTCTTCACGCAGCATTCGCGGACCGGGGACGCCGCGGTGAGGTCGTTCGCCTACAACGGCGACGAAACGACGGTCACCGACCCGAACGGTCACGAGTCGGTGTTCGTGTTCGACTCGCAGGACCGCGTGATCGAGGTGACCGACCCGCTGGACCGGACCCGGTCACAGACCTGGACCCCAACAGCGACGTCGCCACCGCGACCGACGCGATGGGATCGGGCACCACACCGGGTAACACGATCACGTTCGCTTATGACCAGCTCAACAACGCCACCGCGATGA
- a CDS encoding RHS repeat-associated core domain-containing protein, giving the protein MTLPTGAALQATYGLDANCPNADATHAHLPTCIVDDAGNKLGFSYDDNGNLAVVDPPGPLGSTLYEYDSIGRLIEVTDGNGITRTLEYDIRDRLVATTWDAGPATTDAVHYEYDLDGNQLTQTDYQGLLATELVRTYDALGRITTEETPGPAGTTHTLTYDDVGNLLTLTNADGTTTYTYDDADQLLTITQPGGTCPATGAPPANSGCIKFEYDSNGAVVEQIYPGGAQQSTERDEPGRATRITGRNTAGTVFADYSYNYTTGSQDRTLIQSRTKLHGTDVTTTYTYDSLRRLTEAEDVTAGGSAAGDRTWEFDYDDAGNLTRKFTGTTPLSFTANTFAHNASGQATGRTRARPGTPLTYYPITYDGSGNETSHAGASSTWTDRNQLAIRDGVDFTYRGELNDQLLSYGDTDVTNSPIGITALEPPSPARQRITRLPDGTPIGIRTGTIDSYFFTDPVGSVIGFTSNTGNHNGTYEYGPYGDLLNSSTPTSQAQLNPIRYTSGLFIGDTGQYKFGSRYYDLTLARFTQMDPTGQERNPYAYAIGDPINNLDPTGQLSCGWAATAGGLIHSGAWGIALGLAGASVGTSLLVGAGISLFWGAIGHEGCE; this is encoded by the coding sequence ATGACGCTGCCCACGGGCGCCGCGCTGCAGGCCACCTACGGGCTGGACGCCAACTGCCCGAACGCCGACGCCACCCACGCGCACCTGCCCACGTGCATCGTCGACGACGCTGGCAACAAGCTCGGCTTCAGCTACGACGACAACGGCAACCTCGCCGTTGTCGATCCGCCCGGCCCGCTCGGCTCGACCCTGTACGAGTACGACTCCATCGGTAGGCTGATCGAGGTGACGGATGGCAACGGCATCACCCGCACGCTGGAGTACGACATCCGCGACCGACTCGTCGCCACCACCTGGGACGCCGGCCCGGCGACCACCGATGCGGTGCATTACGAATACGACCTCGACGGCAACCAGCTGACCCAGACCGACTACCAGGGTCTGCTCGCGACTGAGCTGGTCCGCACCTACGATGCGCTCGGCCGCATCACTACCGAGGAGACGCCGGGCCCGGCGGGGACCACGCACACGCTGACGTACGACGACGTGGGCAACCTGCTCACCCTCACCAACGCCGACGGCACGACCACATACACCTACGACGACGCTGACCAGCTGCTCACGATCACCCAACCCGGCGGTACCTGCCCGGCCACCGGGGCACCGCCGGCGAACTCGGGCTGCATCAAGTTCGAGTACGACAGCAACGGCGCCGTGGTCGAGCAGATCTACCCCGGCGGCGCACAGCAATCCACCGAGCGCGACGAGCCCGGCCGCGCCACCCGCATCACCGGCCGCAACACCGCCGGCACCGTGTTCGCCGACTACTCCTACAACTACACCACCGGCAGCCAGGACCGGACCCTCATCCAGTCCCGAACCAAACTGCACGGTACCGACGTCACCACCACCTACACCTACGACTCACTGCGCCGGCTCACCGAAGCCGAAGACGTCACCGCCGGCGGCAGCGCGGCCGGGGACCGGACGTGGGAGTTCGACTACGACGACGCAGGCAACCTCACCCGCAAGTTCACCGGCACAACGCCGCTGTCCTTCACCGCGAACACCTTCGCACACAACGCCAGTGGTCAAGCGACAGGACGTACGCGCGCACGCCCGGGTACACCCTTGACGTATTACCCGATCACCTACGACGGCAGCGGCAACGAAACCTCACACGCCGGTGCTAGCTCGACCTGGACCGACCGCAACCAACTCGCAATCCGCGACGGGGTGGACTTCACCTACCGCGGCGAACTGAACGACCAACTGCTCAGCTACGGCGACACCGACGTCACCAACTCCCCCATCGGGATCACCGCACTCGAGCCGCCCAGCCCCGCACGGCAGCGCATCACACGCCTTCCCGACGGCACCCCGATCGGTATCCGGACCGGCACCATCGACAGCTACTTCTTCACCGACCCCGTCGGCTCGGTCATCGGGTTCACCTCGAACACCGGCAACCACAACGGCACCTACGAGTACGGGCCGTACGGAGACCTGCTCAACAGTTCCACCCCCACCAGTCAGGCCCAGCTCAACCCCATCCGCTACACCAGCGGGCTGTTCATCGGTGACACCGGCCAGTACAAGTTCGGATCCCGCTACTACGACCTCACCCTGGCCCGCTTCACCCAAATGGACCCCACCGGCCAAGAACGCAACCCCTACGCCTACGCCATCGGTGACCCCATCAATAACCTCGACCCGACCGGACAACTCTCCTGTGGGTGGGCAGCCACGGCCGGCGGACTAATCCATAGCGGAGCCTGGGGCATCGCACTAGGGCTGGCAGGTGCATCGGTCGGAACGAGCCTCCTGGTGGGGGCCGGAATAAGCCTATTCTGGGGCGCCATCGGACACGAGGGTTGCGAATAG
- a CDS encoding GTP-binding protein produces the protein MRVRFVALSGFLGAGKTTTLGALARLLETRGRRVAAITNDQGEQLVDTRVAATATGDVAEVTGGCFCCRFDDLEAVVTAAIERGADTVVAESVGTCTDLQATVVRPLRRRYGDGFTVAPLVAVVDPIRHAGLGRSLTLRDERSDLAYLYDRQLADADVVAVNKIDATPREDVERTIADLRRRYPHAGVLAYSATTAEGLAALSGLVADDDGDGAAAVAARDLDIDYDRYAAAEAELAWLNHTVRLAPAGAGPVPPARWGAAALTHLRTAAARNGWTIGHAKVAIEAGGRLTKLSLVDAARPPVTDLDAAPGSTTTAGPATAVVNARIACRPQDLDEAVLAAVAAADGVTGTVSTPHAGPPASFAPTYPTPTHRIPSTPT, from the coding sequence ATGAGAGTCCGCTTCGTCGCGCTCAGCGGGTTCCTCGGCGCCGGCAAGACGACGACGCTCGGGGCCCTGGCCCGGCTGCTGGAGACCCGCGGCCGGCGCGTCGCGGCCATCACCAACGACCAGGGCGAACAGCTGGTGGACACCCGGGTCGCGGCAACGGCCACCGGTGACGTCGCCGAGGTGACGGGCGGCTGCTTCTGCTGCCGGTTCGACGACCTGGAGGCGGTGGTGACGGCCGCGATCGAGCGCGGTGCCGACACCGTCGTCGCCGAGTCCGTCGGCACCTGCACCGACCTGCAGGCGACGGTGGTCCGGCCGCTGCGCCGGCGCTACGGCGACGGGTTCACGGTGGCGCCGCTGGTGGCCGTGGTCGACCCGATCCGGCACGCCGGGCTCGGCCGTTCGCTGACACTGCGCGACGAGCGCTCCGACTTGGCGTACCTGTACGACCGGCAACTCGCCGACGCCGACGTCGTCGCCGTCAACAAGATCGACGCGACGCCGCGCGAGGACGTCGAGCGAACCATCGCCGACCTGCGGCGACGGTATCCGCACGCGGGGGTCCTGGCGTACTCGGCGACGACGGCGGAGGGCCTGGCCGCGTTGTCCGGCCTGGTCGCGGACGACGACGGTGACGGTGCGGCCGCCGTCGCCGCCCGGGACCTCGACATCGACTACGACCGGTACGCCGCCGCGGAGGCGGAGCTGGCCTGGCTGAACCACACCGTGCGGCTGGCTCCGGCCGGTGCCGGGCCGGTGCCACCGGCCAGGTGGGGTGCGGCGGCACTGACCCATCTGCGCACGGCCGCGGCCCGGAACGGCTGGACCATCGGACATGCCAAGGTCGCCATCGAGGCCGGCGGCCGTCTCACCAAGCTGAGCCTGGTGGACGCGGCCCGGCCGCCGGTGACCGACCTCGACGCCGCGCCCGGCTCGACGACCACCGCCGGGCCGGCCACCGCCGTGGTGAACGCCCGCATCGCCTGCCGCCCGCAGGACCTGGACGAGGCCGTGCTGGCCGCGGTGGCCGCCGCCGACGGCGTCACCGGCACGGTCTCCACGCCACACGCCGGGCCGCCGGCGTCGTTCGCGCCGACGTACCCGACCCCGACCCACCGCATCCCGAGCACCCCCACGTGA
- a CDS encoding DUF2961 domain-containing protein: MNLARLTLTAALIATSALSMTTANAAPHPVAGDTAQTNPHGPVGWDVYRQLDRLPELPAGVGTEQFSSFDRTGGNDDGFVGTYSCLRQAEHGCVIAEHTGAGEIGSIWFTRDGGNVSATGNIVIELDGTVVLDAPLQDVVDGELGAPFVFPLVANADQSSGGVTIKVPMTYRESMRVSTTNNPLFHHVSYRTFPTADGVPTFDPAEVPSDVLELLAAYGTRDPKPARDDARTATRDFALAPGESVRLGRFAGSGLLTELGLRLPQVVGPTEGPSVTDDGRAHVGTSTFTVAVDPANEGVRLTRRLDTFSGDQVATVSVDGVEVAEWEPLAPTGGEWADQTVQLPASVTAGKSSITVTNTFVSASIDYNEFRYWVDSVVDGEPVRTDEVDVGASAAALESEAAHDYVIVEQRWQGERTYTYPADPGQEPVVAESDALLRDLRLSISFDGEQTVDAPVGEFFGSGLGETSVRSLMYAMDDGDDGWYRSWWPMPYARSAEVWLVNSSDVPVTAGSSSITWARDSSVARQLRGAAPSIGYFQAESRRGDTEFGRDWVFLDVVGHGKFVGVNHTMEGRITGGNIRNYLEGDERVYVDGMRTPQLYGTGSEDFYEGGWYFNRNEFSNPTNGAPEMETRSFGCEHQCDAAYRLMIADSVAFRTGLRFGIEPGPTANEPAVYGSTAFWYGHQGSVGLRVTDVVTPDSPDGRELTSTFEGDDDTVAVTGSVVDTTEPVTFSVDVDRRNDGVRLRRLSDQASAGQAASVTVDGVEVGLWQQPLGNTHSRWLEDEFELPASVTAGKSSVSVTLTPVSGAPAWTAASYEVLSHVRPFSDRTPPGAVSSLVATGLDTNGVDVSWAAAVDDVSVARYQVHAARTAGFTPSDETLVATVSAPGFRHDGLGLAETWHYRVRAVDSSGNLGAWSQEVSGTTGRTLNVEAESLLPAVSASAPLDAQGNCCGVSWSGGAQLWFRADSAGDTAVLSFSVPTSGSYDVSAVLTQAADYGTVQLSVDGSQVGPAFDGFSGGVRVADPVALGSLELSEGDHELTLTVTGRNAAARGFLVGLDRLLLQLS, translated from the coding sequence ATGAACCTGGCACGACTGACCCTGACCGCCGCACTCATCGCCACCTCAGCCCTCAGCATGACCACCGCCAACGCCGCACCGCACCCCGTCGCCGGCGATACGGCGCAGACGAACCCGCACGGGCCCGTCGGGTGGGACGTCTACCGGCAGCTGGACCGGCTCCCGGAGCTACCCGCCGGCGTGGGCACCGAGCAGTTCTCCAGCTTCGACCGCACCGGCGGCAACGACGACGGTTTCGTCGGCACCTACTCGTGCCTGCGTCAGGCCGAGCACGGTTGCGTCATCGCCGAGCACACCGGGGCCGGCGAGATCGGCTCCATCTGGTTCACCCGCGACGGCGGCAACGTCTCTGCCACCGGGAACATCGTGATCGAGCTGGACGGGACGGTCGTCCTGGACGCCCCGCTGCAGGACGTCGTGGACGGCGAGCTGGGCGCCCCGTTCGTGTTCCCGCTGGTGGCGAACGCCGACCAGAGCTCCGGCGGCGTCACCATCAAGGTGCCCATGACGTACCGGGAGTCGATGCGGGTCTCCACCACGAATAACCCGCTGTTCCACCACGTCAGCTACCGGACCTTCCCGACCGCCGACGGCGTGCCCACGTTCGATCCGGCCGAGGTGCCGTCGGACGTCCTGGAGCTGCTCGCTGCCTACGGCACGCGGGACCCCAAACCGGCGCGTGACGACGCGCGCACGGCGACGCGGGACTTCGCGCTGGCGCCGGGGGAGAGCGTCCGGCTGGGCCGGTTCGCCGGCAGCGGACTGCTCACCGAGCTCGGCTTGCGGCTGCCGCAGGTGGTCGGCCCGACGGAGGGCCCGAGCGTCACCGACGACGGCCGCGCCCACGTCGGGACCAGCACGTTCACCGTCGCCGTCGACCCGGCCAACGAGGGCGTGCGGCTGACCCGGCGGCTGGACACGTTCTCCGGCGACCAGGTCGCCACCGTCTCTGTCGACGGTGTCGAGGTGGCCGAGTGGGAACCGCTGGCACCGACCGGAGGCGAGTGGGCCGACCAGACCGTGCAGCTGCCGGCATCGGTGACCGCGGGCAAGTCGTCGATCACCGTCACCAACACGTTCGTGTCCGCGAGCATCGACTACAACGAGTTCCGCTACTGGGTGGACTCCGTCGTGGACGGTGAACCGGTGCGCACCGACGAGGTGGACGTCGGCGCGTCGGCGGCGGCTCTGGAGAGCGAGGCCGCGCACGACTACGTCATCGTCGAGCAGCGCTGGCAGGGCGAGCGCACGTACACGTACCCGGCCGACCCCGGTCAGGAGCCGGTCGTCGCGGAGTCCGACGCGCTGCTGCGCGACCTGCGCCTCTCGATCTCGTTCGACGGCGAGCAGACGGTGGACGCCCCGGTCGGCGAGTTCTTCGGCTCCGGGCTGGGCGAGACGTCGGTGCGCTCGCTCATGTACGCGATGGACGACGGCGACGACGGCTGGTACCGGTCGTGGTGGCCGATGCCGTACGCGCGGTCGGCCGAGGTGTGGCTGGTGAACTCGTCCGACGTGCCGGTGACCGCGGGCTCGTCGTCGATCACCTGGGCCAGGGACTCGTCGGTGGCGCGGCAGCTGCGCGGCGCGGCGCCGTCCATCGGCTACTTCCAGGCGGAGAGCCGGCGCGGCGACACCGAGTTCGGCCGCGACTGGGTGTTCCTCGACGTCGTCGGGCACGGCAAGTTCGTCGGCGTTAACCACACCATGGAGGGCCGCATCACCGGCGGCAACATCCGCAACTACCTCGAAGGCGACGAGCGCGTCTACGTCGACGGCATGCGCACGCCGCAGCTCTACGGCACCGGCTCGGAGGACTTCTACGAGGGCGGCTGGTACTTCAACCGCAACGAGTTCTCCAACCCCACCAATGGCGCGCCGGAAATGGAGACCCGCAGCTTCGGCTGCGAGCACCAGTGCGACGCCGCCTACCGCCTGATGATCGCCGACTCGGTCGCGTTCCGCACCGGGCTGCGCTTCGGCATCGAGCCCGGCCCGACCGCGAACGAGCCGGCCGTGTACGGGTCGACGGCATTCTGGTACGGACACCAGGGTTCGGTGGGTCTGCGGGTGACGGACGTGGTGACGCCGGATTCTCCGGACGGGCGGGAGCTGACCTCGACGTTCGAGGGCGACGACGACACCGTTGCGGTCACGGGTTCCGTGGTGGACACGACCGAGCCGGTGACGTTCTCCGTCGACGTCGACCGGCGGAACGACGGCGTCAGGCTGCGGCGGCTGTCCGACCAGGCCTCTGCCGGCCAGGCGGCTTCGGTGACGGTGGACGGCGTCGAGGTCGGCCTGTGGCAGCAGCCGCTGGGCAACACGCACTCGCGGTGGCTGGAGGACGAGTTCGAGCTGCCGGCGTCGGTCACGGCGGGCAAGTCGTCGGTGTCGGTGACGCTGACGCCGGTCTCCGGGGCGCCGGCCTGGACCGCGGCGTCCTACGAGGTGCTGTCCCACGTGCGGCCGTTCTCGGACCGGACGCCGCCGGGCGCGGTGTCGTCGCTGGTGGCGACCGGCCTCGACACGAACGGCGTCGACGTCTCCTGGGCGGCCGCCGTCGATGACGTGTCCGTGGCGCGCTACCAGGTGCACGCGGCCCGGACCGCGGGTTTCACACCGTCGGACGAGACGCTGGTGGCGACGGTGTCGGCGCCGGGCTTCCGGCACGACGGGCTGGGGCTCGCCGAGACCTGGCACTACCGGGTCCGGGCGGTCGACTCGTCCGGCAACCTCGGCGCATGGTCGCAGGAGGTGTCCGGTACCACCGGCCGGACACTGAATGTCGAGGCAGAATCGCTGCTACCGGCCGTGTCGGCGTCCGCGCCGCTCGATGCCCAGGGCAACTGCTGCGGCGTCTCGTGGTCCGGGGGAGCGCAGCTGTGGTTCCGCGCCGATTCGGCGGGTGACACCGCCGTGCTGTCGTTCTCGGTGCCGACCTCGGGCAGCTACGACGTCTCGGCCGTGCTCACCCAGGCCGCTGACTACGGCACGGTGCAGCTGTCCGTCGACGGCTCACAGGTGGGGCCGGCGTTCGACGGCTTCAGCGGCGGCGTGCGTGTGGCCGATCCGGTCGCGCTGGGCTCGCTGGAACTGTCCGAAGGCGACCACGAGCTGACCCTGACCGTCACCGGTCGCAACGCCGCCGCGCGTGGGTTCCTCGTCGGCCTGGACCGGCTGTTGCTGCAGCTCAGCTGA
- a CDS encoding substrate-binding domain-containing protein yields MSRTTRALTALCGTAALFAAASCGTESDVPESAGGSAQPDDGAECEGADGEYLIGMSQANVGEPYRQQMDDDIRAAAEEVDQFEVVFADAAQDNAKQVADVENFLTQGIDLLIISPNEAAPLTAVVERAYNEGIPVIVLDRKIEGDSYTQFIGADNAEIGRAAGEYVATELLPDGGSVVELKGLPGSTPAQERADGFSEGIAANPNIEIIAEGVGDWLREKGQSQFEAILQAQQSIDVVYAHNDPMAEGAYLAAQAAGRETEMSFIGIDALPIPSGGIKAVEEGRLSATFVYPTGGKEAVATAEQILVECADVDKEQILETELITQDNAAEVYARNATQ; encoded by the coding sequence ATGTCCAGAACCACCCGTGCGCTGACCGCGCTGTGCGGTACCGCGGCGCTGTTCGCCGCCGCCTCGTGCGGCACCGAGTCCGACGTCCCGGAGTCCGCCGGAGGCTCGGCTCAGCCCGACGACGGCGCGGAATGCGAGGGCGCCGACGGCGAATACCTCATCGGCATGAGCCAGGCCAACGTCGGCGAGCCGTACCGACAGCAGATGGACGACGACATCCGGGCCGCGGCGGAGGAGGTCGACCAGTTCGAGGTGGTGTTCGCCGACGCCGCCCAGGACAACGCCAAACAGGTCGCGGACGTCGAGAACTTCCTCACCCAGGGCATCGACCTGCTCATCATCAGCCCGAACGAGGCCGCGCCGCTGACCGCCGTCGTCGAGCGCGCCTACAACGAGGGCATCCCGGTCATCGTCCTGGACCGCAAGATCGAGGGCGATTCGTACACCCAGTTCATCGGCGCCGACAACGCCGAGATCGGTCGCGCCGCGGGGGAGTACGTCGCCACCGAACTGCTACCCGACGGCGGTTCCGTCGTGGAGTTGAAGGGCCTGCCCGGCTCCACTCCGGCTCAGGAGCGCGCCGACGGGTTCAGCGAGGGCATCGCGGCCAACCCGAACATCGAGATCATCGCGGAGGGCGTCGGCGACTGGCTGCGGGAGAAGGGGCAGAGCCAGTTCGAGGCGATCCTGCAGGCGCAGCAGTCCATCGACGTCGTCTACGCGCACAACGACCCGATGGCCGAGGGCGCCTACCTGGCCGCGCAGGCCGCCGGCCGCGAGACCGAGATGAGCTTCATCGGCATCGACGCACTGCCCATCCCGTCCGGCGGCATCAAGGCCGTGGAGGAGGGCCGGCTGTCGGCGACGTTCGTCTACCCGACCGGCGGTAAGGAGGCCGTCGCCACCGCCGAGCAGATCCTCGTCGAATGCGCCGACGTCGACAAGGAACAGATCCTCGAGACCGAGCTGATCACGCAGGACAACGCCGCCGAGGTCTACGCCCGCAACGCGACCCAGTAA